TTCCTCTTACCTTATTGATTCCCCTCCCCCTTGCGGGGAGGGGTTAGGGGTGGGGGTGTCAGCGCCGACGATCGAAAGGATGCGCTGAACAACGGAATACGGGTCGTTGATGGCCTGCGAGTTGGAAACCCGGATCACCCGGTACCCACGCGCCTCAAGCCAGGCTTGGCGTTCGGCGTCACGAGCGGCCACATGCTCCAGGTCGTGAACCGCGCCGTCCACCTCGACGATCAGCCGATGGTGATGGCAGACGAAGTCCACGATGTAGGGCCCGAAAGGCGCTTGGCGACGGAAATGAGACCCGGGGACCTCTACCTTCTTCAGCGCTTTCCAGAACAGCTTCTCCGCCAGGGTTGGCTCGCGACGCATCCGTTTGGCCGAGCGATCGGCTCGATCGGAATGGTGCAGAGCTCCTGGCGTCCGTGCTGACACCCCCACCCCCATCCCCTCCCCGCAAGGGGGAGGGGTGACTAGAGTTCAAATCAGAGCCCCAGCACCATCTTGGCGATGATGTTGCGCTGGATTTCATTCGAGCCGCCATAGATCGACGTCTTGCGGACGTTGAAATAGGTCGGCGCGGCGCGGTGGGCGAAGTCGGGACCGATCGGATGGGCGTTGTCGCCGTCCTTCGGGAAGCCACGGAAGTACGGCGCGCCGTAGTGGCCGGCAGCCTCCAGCACCAGTTCGGTGATCCGCTGCTGGATCTCGGTGCCCTTGATCTTCAAGACGCTGGATTCCGGCCCGGGGCCCTTGCCGGCGGCTTCGCCGGCCAGGGTGCGCAGTTCGGTGTACTCCAGCGCGGTCAGGTCGATCTCCAGTTCGGCGACCTTGCGCTTGAACATCGGATCCTTGATCAGGGCGTCGCCGTCATCGCTCAATTCGGTCGAGGCGATCTGACGGATACGTTCGATGCCGCGCTTGGAGCGCGCCACGCCGGCGATGCCGGACCGCTCGTGGGCCAGCAGGAACTTGGCGCAGGTCCAGCCCTTGTTCTCTTCGTAGATGCGGTTCTCGACCGGCACCTTGACGTTCTCGAACCAGACCTCGTTGACCTCATGCTCGCCGCCCAGGGTAATGATCGGACGCACGGTCACGCCTGGCGACTTCATGTCGATCAGCAGGAACGAGATACCTTCCTGGATCTTGGCGTTGGGGTCCGTGCGGACCAGGCAGAAGATCCAGTCACCGTGCTGGGCCATCGTGGTCCAGGTCTTCTGGCCGTTGACCAGATAGTATTCCTTGCCGTCGTCGCCGGTGAAGCGCTCGGCCTTGGTCTTGAGGCTGGCGAGGTCGGAACCCGCGCCGGGCTCGCTGTAGCCCTGCGACCACCAGATGTCGCCCGACAGCGTCGCCGGCAGGAAGCGCTCCTTCTGCTCGGGCGTGCCGAAGGTGTAGATCACCGGACCGACCATGTTGATCCCGAACGGCAGGATCGGCACGCAGTCGGCGCGGGCGGTTTCTTCCGACCAGATGTAGCGCTGCACCGAGGTCCACCCCGGACCGCCGTACTGGGTCGGCCACGCCGGAGCCACCCAACCCTTCTTGGCGAGCACGCGGTGCCAGGAGAGGAAATCCTCCTTGGCCATCTCCTCGCCCTCTTCCTGCTTGTCGCGAAGGCCCGCCGGATAGTTCTCGGCGATGAAGGCGCGGACCTCGTCGCGGAAGGCGAGGTCCTCGGGCGAGAAGTCGAGATTCATGGCGAGCTCCCGTTCAATCGGCCCCTCGGATGGGGACCGTTATTGCGTTTCGGGAGTCATGATATGGCTCGAACGGCCGTTTGGAAAGATGACGTTAGCGTCAACGTAAGTGAATATTATCCGCGTTCACTTAGACGCACCTGGAGAGGGCTATCGAACCTCGCAGGCCAGCTTGACCAAGGCCAGCGCCGAAACACCGCCAACGCCCTCTTCGTCGGCGACATCAAGGACCAGAAGCGGCGACTTTCCAAGCTTCTCCAGGAGTTTGGCATGGCCCCTGGACGGACCGACATGGCCGGCCAGGCAGTGGTCGATCGCCGTGGGTTCGATAGCCTGGACGATCGCGGCGGCAGCGCAGGCGGCGTAGCCATCGAGCAGGACCGGCACCTTCTGGACGCGCGCGGCCAGGATCGCGCCCGCCACGGCGGCGGTTTCCCGGCCGCCCAGCTGGCGAAGGATCTCGAGCGGATCATTGCCCATACCCTCATCGCGCGCGCGGCCGACAGCGGCGGCGACCGGTTCGGGATCATCCGACCAGTCCGAGGCCTCACCGCCAAACAGCGCGAGACACACGGCCGCAGCGGTGCGCGCGGGCTCGGCGACGATGACGCCAGGGACCAGCAGATCGGGTTGCTTGGCCAGGGCCTCCATGCCGAACGCCATGGTGGCGGCCGCCTCCTTCTCGCTCATCGAGGCCTTGAGCACCATGTCCGGCGAAGGCCGGTCGATCGCTAGGTCGAAGGCTTCCAGGCCCGCGCCCTGAACGCCGGCGAGACGCGAGACGGTCGCGCCGCCGGCGGCGATGGCCTCCAGACGCTCGCGCGCCCAGCCTCTCGGCCCCACGCCCTGACGGGCGCCGGCGTAGAGCGCGACGACGGGACGATTGACGGCCGGCGGGGTCTTGCCGCTCCAAGTCGTCAGCCAGGCCGATATTTCCCCAAGACGACCACCCTGTTCCAGCGCGGGCGCCGGACCCGGTTGGGGCGGCGAAGCCACGAGTTGGCGAATGTCGGCGAAGGGGGAGACGGTCTGATCGGTCATGGGGCGGACTTAAACCGGTCCACGTCCAAAGCAAGCCCCTCCCCCGCCAAACCCTTGCGCCCGCGCCGCCGAGCAGGAATGCTGAGGGGCATGACAACGAACGCTCAGCCCCCTCGCCCCATCGTCACGCCCTGCGTCAAGGTCTGCGCGGTCGACGGCGCTTCGGGTTATTGCCTGGGCTGTCGCCGGACCTTGCCCGAAATCGCCGGCTGGGCGCGGCTCAGCGACGCCGAACGCGACGCGGTGATGGCTGCTCTCCCCCATCGCCCCGACCCCATGGTCGCGCTGATGGCCGCGTCACAAGCGCCTCGGTGACACCGACGGAAGTCGCGCCCAGAACAAAGAGCGCCCGCCCCAAGAAACGCCGCAGACTTCACTGACCTAAATGATGAGCGCCAACTAAATAGAGGTCACGTTATCGGTTCAGTAACCAAACCTCAAAATTTATTTGACCGATTCATCCATTGAAAACGCCTCGCCGCTAATCATGCAGGCAACGATCGCAGAAGCGGTCTCAAAGCCTACAAGGCAGGGTGTCTTCTATGTTGAGGTTCGCGGCGATCGCACTTGTCGGAGCGCTGTCGGCGGTTGGCGCCGCCAAGGCCGTTGTCTCTCTTGACGATCTGCGCCAGCCGCAACTGCGCGCGCCTTCGGCCGCCACGGCCACCTTGGGCGGAGCCGAAGGCGGCGCGGCTCAGTTGACCAAGGACACCGACGGCCACTTCTGGGCTCAGGCCAACGTCGACGGCAAGGCCGTCCGCTTCCTCGTCGACACCGGCGCGACTGCCGTGTCGCTGAGCATGGCCGACGCCCAGCGCCTGGGCATCGACACAAGCCACCTCAGCTACGACTACAACGTCATCACCGCCGACGGCCGCACCCGCGCCGCCGCCGTAAAATTGGCGAGCGTGTCGATCGCCGGGGCCCGAGTCCGTGACGTCGACGCTCTGGTCATCGAGAGCGGTTTGGAAAACTCGCTGCTGGGCATGAGCTATCTGGGACGGCTGTCGCGGTTCGAGGCCACGCGCACCTCGCTCATCCTGCACCCCTAAGACCTCCCCGACACGCGGCGCTAAGCCGCCGGAGCAGTCGCAGTCTCGCGGGCCGCCAGCGCGGCGCGGACCGCGTCGAGAGCGCGATCGATCACGTCAAGACCCGCGCCCGGCTTGACCCCTTCCACGGTCAGGATCCGCCTCCACGCCCGCGCGCCGGGAAGGCCATGGAACAGCCCCAGCATATGCCGGCTCATCGCCGCCAGATGCGTGCCGGCCGCCAATTCCCGCGCCAGATAGGGCCGATAGCGTTCGACAGCCTCGAAGCTGTCAACATCCTCAACGTCCATCCCGAACACCCGGCGGTCCACCTCGCCCAGCAACCCCGCCTCGTGATAGGCGGCTCGACCGAGCATGACCCCATCAACACCGTTGGAGAGATGCTCAAGGGCGGCGTCGACGTTCGGAACGCCGCCGTTGATGGCGATCGTCAGACCGGGACGCTCCCGCTTCAGGCGATAGACAAGCTCGTAGTCCAAGGGCGGGATATCCCGGTTCTCCTTGGGTGACAGGCCTTGCAGCCAGGCCTTGCGCGCATGAACGACAAAGGCGCTGATCCCGGCGCTCGCGCAGGCGTCTACAAGCCCAAAAAGGCTCTCTTCGGAATCCTGGTCGTCGACGCCGATCCGGCACTTTACTGTTGCGGGGACCTTTACGGCGTTCTTGATCGCCGCCATGCACTCGGCGACCAGCGCAGGCTCCCGCATCAGGCAGGCGCCAAAGCGCCCGCTCTGCACGCGATCAGAGGGGCAACCGACGTTGAGATTGACCTCATCATAGCCGAAGTCCTCGGCTATCCGCGCCGCTTGCGCCAGCTCCGCAGGATCCGACCCGCCCAACTGCACCGCGACCGGATGCTGCACCGGATCAAAGCCTAGCAGCTTCTGGCGATCACCATGCACCACCGCGCCGCTCGTCACCATCTCGGTATAGAGAAGCGCCCGCGACGACAGCGCACGATGAAGCGACCGGCAGTGGCGGTCGGTCCAATCCATCATGGGCGCAACAGAAAATCTATGGGGTTCAAATCGCGTCATTTTTATCGTATATTCAATGCGTTAGGAGATACCGAAAACCGAAGAACGTACGCGAGTGTACGCAGGTTTTCTCTATGTTCCGACATTCCACTGTACACATGGCGTACACGAAAATGGCGAACTTTGTGAATTTGCCCTCCGGCGCCTGGCGAGCCATCGTCCGTCGGAAGGGGCGCTATATAAGCGAGACGTTCAAGCTACGCGAGGACGCGCGGCGATGGGCCACGGCACAGGAGAGCGCGATCGACAACGGTGCGGCGCCGAAGAAGACGTATGTGACCACGAAGACGTCCCTCGCCCATCTTATCGACCTACACATCGACGATCTCGCCGCAGCCAAAAAGCCCATCGGCCGTACAAAGCTTGAGGCGCTGCTCCATCTGCGCCGGACGATTGGCGAAACGCGTTTTGCCAAGATCGACCGGCAGTTCATCATCGATTTTGGACGCGAGCGCGCCAAGGGCGGGACCGGCCCGGTCACGATCGGCATGTATGTCGGCTGGATCAAGCTGGTCTTCGCCCACGCCTCGGCCGTCCACGAGATCGAGACCAAGATCGAGCCGATCGAAAAGGGCCGATTGGCGCTGAAGCATCTGGGCCTGATTGGCAAAAGCCAGGAACGCGATCGCCGCCCAACCCAGGAAGAGCTCGATCGGCTGTTCAAGTCGTTCGATGAGAACCTCTGGCAGCGCAACCCGATGACGCGGATCATCCAGTTCGCGATCGCCACGGCCATGCGTCAGGACGAGATCTGCCGGATCACCTGGAGCGATCTCGACCTGCGGGCCAAGACCATCATCATCCGCGACCGCAAGGACCCGCGCGACAAGTACGGCAACGATCAGCGTGTGCCGCTCGTCAACATCAATGGCTATGATGCTCTAGGTTTGATCGAGGAGCAGCGGGCGATCCGTAGCAATTTCGACGATCGGATCTTCCCCTACACGGCGACAGCGATCAGCGCGGCGTTCACGCGCACGGCCGCCAAGCTGCAGATCGATGACCTGCATTTCCACGACACGCGCCATGAAGCCACGAGCCGCTTCTTCGAGGCAGGCCTGAAGATCGAGCAGGTCGCCCTGATCACCGGTCACAAGGATTGGAAAATGCTGCGCCGCTACACGCACATCAAAGCCAAGTCCGTCCATGCGGCAGTCGCCCAGCTTCAGACGTGGACGGATCCGGACGACTAACCGACAGGGGTCGGACGCGGTCGCAGTTCGTCGGCTGCATCGGCCGCCTCGAGGAGCACGCGCGCCAGGTCTCGTAGAGCATCGGGCGTTGCCGATAGGTTGGCGATCTTCCTATGCGGTTTCTTGTCGGGCGCCTGGGTAATCAGCTCGGCGAGCAACTCGACCTGACCCAGAAGGACCGGGCGTGCGGTCAGAAACAGCGTTCGCAAGCCCTGCCTGTTATCCTCGCTGGCGATCGATACCCCGCCGGCGCCCGGGATGCCGACATCGGTATCGACGCCAAGATCGAAGACCACATGGTCGACTTGGGCCTGCGTTTCCTGAAGTTGGCCAATGGCCCAGGCGTTGAGATGAGGATCGCTGCCGGTCATCCGCGAACTCTACTCCATTGCCGCCAGTGATACATCCAACCCGTTGGACGTCGCGGAAATGCGGCAATTTGGCATGGCCCCGAACCCGCCCGCGCCACTGGAGAACGCCGGAAGAAACACCATCTAAGCTTCTGGATTAAAGGAGCTTTCGAACGGATGGCAGGCGGCTGGACCCATGACGGGGGCGTTCTCGATCAGATCGAAGATACGGTAACCGACGGCGTCCTCAACGCGCGTGCTCGGCTACCCGCTGGAGAAAGCTTCTTTTTCTGTGTCGAGTGCGGCGAGGACATTCCCGAAGCTCGCCGACGCGCCCTACCCGGCTGCCGGACCTGCATCGAGTGCCAGGCTGGGCGCGACAAGCAAGTGGTGTTCAGCAGCATCAATCGCCGCGGCAGCAAAGACAGCCAGCTGCGCTGATCCCCATCAGACTGGGGACTCGTGCGCCCCGCTTCGCGGCGGCGCGGTCCCCATGGGCTCGGGACTGACTCGCCGCCATTCCTTTGAGCAGCGACGATACCTGGAGCCCGGCCCGAAGCCTCGTGCTTCGGGCCACCCTCTGCGACCTCACGTCGACTCGCCTTTCACATCAGGATGTTCTATATTCGTTCCCATGAACCAC
The DNA window shown above is from Caulobacter sp. FWC26 and carries:
- a CDS encoding DUF1289 domain-containing protein, with the protein product MTTNAQPPRPIVTPCVKVCAVDGASGYCLGCRRTLPEIAGWARLSDAERDAVMAALPHRPDPMVALMAASQAPR
- a CDS encoding TIGR02281 family clan AA aspartic protease, giving the protein MSSMLRFAAIALVGALSAVGAAKAVVSLDDLRQPQLRAPSAATATLGGAEGGAAQLTKDTDGHFWAQANVDGKAVRFLVDTGATAVSLSMADAQRLGIDTSHLSYDYNVITADGRTRAAAVKLASVSIAGARVRDVDALVIESGLENSLLGMSYLGRLSRFEATRTSLILHP
- a CDS encoding acyl-CoA dehydrogenase family protein; protein product: MNLDFSPEDLAFRDEVRAFIAENYPAGLRDKQEEGEEMAKEDFLSWHRVLAKKGWVAPAWPTQYGGPGWTSVQRYIWSEETARADCVPILPFGINMVGPVIYTFGTPEQKERFLPATLSGDIWWSQGYSEPGAGSDLASLKTKAERFTGDDGKEYYLVNGQKTWTTMAQHGDWIFCLVRTDPNAKIQEGISFLLIDMKSPGVTVRPIITLGGEHEVNEVWFENVKVPVENRIYEENKGWTCAKFLLAHERSGIAGVARSKRGIERIRQIASTELSDDGDALIKDPMFKRKVAELEIDLTALEYTELRTLAGEAAGKGPGPESSVLKIKGTEIQQRITELVLEAAGHYGAPYFRGFPKDGDNAHPIGPDFAHRAAPTYFNVRKTSIYGGSNEIQRNIIAKMVLGL
- a CDS encoding site-specific integrase, translated to MTTKTSLAHLIDLHIDDLAAAKKPIGRTKLEALLHLRRTIGETRFAKIDRQFIIDFGRERAKGGTGPVTIGMYVGWIKLVFAHASAVHEIETKIEPIEKGRLALKHLGLIGKSQERDRRPTQEELDRLFKSFDENLWQRNPMTRIIQFAIATAMRQDEICRITWSDLDLRAKTIIIRDRKDPRDKYGNDQRVPLVNINGYDALGLIEEQRAIRSNFDDRIFPYTATAISAAFTRTAAKLQIDDLHFHDTRHEATSRFFEAGLKIEQVALITGHKDWKMLRRYTHIKAKSVHAAVAQLQTWTDPDD
- a CDS encoding nicotinate-nucleotide--dimethylbenzimidazole phosphoribosyltransferase, translating into MTDQTVSPFADIRQLVASPPQPGPAPALEQGGRLGEISAWLTTWSGKTPPAVNRPVVALYAGARQGVGPRGWARERLEAIAAGGATVSRLAGVQGAGLEAFDLAIDRPSPDMVLKASMSEKEAAATMAFGMEALAKQPDLLVPGVIVAEPARTAAAVCLALFGGEASDWSDDPEPVAAAVGRARDEGMGNDPLEILRQLGGRETAAVAGAILAARVQKVPVLLDGYAACAAAAIVQAIEPTAIDHCLAGHVGPSRGHAKLLEKLGKSPLLVLDVADEEGVGGVSALALVKLACEVR
- a CDS encoding DksA/TraR family C4-type zinc finger protein is translated as MAGGWTHDGGVLDQIEDTVTDGVLNARARLPAGESFFFCVECGEDIPEARRRALPGCRTCIECQAGRDKQVVFSSINRRGSKDSQLR
- the dusA gene encoding tRNA dihydrouridine(20/20a) synthase DusA, giving the protein MTRFEPHRFSVAPMMDWTDRHCRSLHRALSSRALLYTEMVTSGAVVHGDRQKLLGFDPVQHPVAVQLGGSDPAELAQAARIAEDFGYDEVNLNVGCPSDRVQSGRFGACLMREPALVAECMAAIKNAVKVPATVKCRIGVDDQDSEESLFGLVDACASAGISAFVVHARKAWLQGLSPKENRDIPPLDYELVYRLKRERPGLTIAINGGVPNVDAALEHLSNGVDGVMLGRAAYHEAGLLGEVDRRVFGMDVEDVDSFEAVERYRPYLARELAAGTHLAAMSRHMLGLFHGLPGARAWRRILTVEGVKPGAGLDVIDRALDAVRAALAARETATAPAA
- a CDS encoding endonuclease domain-containing protein translates to MGVGVSARTPGALHHSDRADRSAKRMRREPTLAEKLFWKALKKVEVPGSHFRRQAPFGPYIVDFVCHHHRLIVEVDGAVHDLEHVAARDAERQAWLEARGYRVIRVSNSQAINDPYSVVQRILSIVGADTPTPNPSPQGGGESIR